From Apium graveolens cultivar Ventura chromosome 9, ASM990537v1, whole genome shotgun sequence, the proteins below share one genomic window:
- the LOC141684603 gene encoding epoxide hydrolase 2-like: MEGIEHKMISANGLNIHIAEKGQGPLVLFIHGFPKLWYSWRHQIHFMASHGYRAVAPDLRGYGDTTGAPLDDPSKFDVIHVVGDLVSLLDVIAPNEQVFMVAHDWGAYIAWYLNLIRPDKVKAFVSLSIHFSPRNPNIKMVDGVKALYGEDHYMVRFQEPGDMEAEIANNIGTKTFLKKFLSHRDPAPWYFPKGKGFNGDSTDSPLPSWLSEDDLNYYSSKYEKTGFTGPLNYYRAFDLTWELTAPWTSAQVKVPTKFIVGELDLVYNIPGAKEFIHNGGFKKYVPLLQEVVVMEGTAHFINEEKPDEINNHIYQFLKQF; encoded by the exons ATGGAAGGCATTGAGCACAAAATGATAAGCGCCAATGGCCTCAACATTCACATAGCCGAAAAAGGTCAAGGACCACTAGTACTCTTCATCCACGGCTTCCCTAAGTTATGGTACTCATGGCGCCACCAGATTCATTTCATGGCCTCTCATGGCTACCGTGCAGTGGCGCCTGACCTCCGTGGCTACGGAGACACCACGGGGGCGCCACTCGATGATCCGTCCAAGTTTGACGTGATCCATGTTGTTGGTGATCTTGTGTCATTGTTGGATGTGATTGCACCCAATGAGCAGGTGTTTATGGTGGCGCATGATTGGGGTGCGTACATAGCGTGGTACTTGAACTTGATTAGGCCTGATAAAGTCAAAGCTTTTGTTAGCTTGAGTATTCATTTTTCGCCTAGGAATCCTAACATTAAAATGGTGGATGGTGTGAAAGCTCTTTATGGTGAGGATCATTACATGGTTAGATTCCAG GAACCAGGAGATATGGAAGCAGAAATCGCAAATAATATCGGTACAAAAACATTTTTGAAGAAGTTTTTGTCACACCGCGATCCTGCTCCATGGTACTTCCCCAAGGGAAAGGGTTTTAATGGAGACTCAACAGATTCTCCCCTGCCATCTTGGCTATCTGAAGATGATCTCAACTATTATTCCTCCAAATATGAGAAAACTGGCTTCACTGGTCCCCTCAACTATTATCGAGCTTTCGACTT GACATGGGAACTTACTGCGCCATGGACAAGCGCTCAGGTAAAAGTACCGACCAAATTCATCGTTGGGGAATTGGACTTAGTTTACAATATACCGGGCGCCAAGGAATTTATACACAATGGTGGATTCAAGAAATATGTTCCgttgctgcaggaagttgttgtgatggaaggtacagcCCACTTCATCAATGAAGAAAAGCCTGATGAGatcaacaaccacatctaccaaTTTCTTAAGCAGTTTTAA